The sequence TATTTTGTGACAAAATCCGTACTTTCTATATTTAGAAAAGGATTTAATATTTATTAATCACAACATATTGACATAAAAATTTACTGTTTGTTTGAATTACAAAATTGTAATTTTAATACGTAAATTTTGTCGTTAAAAAGTAATTATTCTAGGATAAAATCTGTTTCCATAGGGTTATAACTAAAAATTGCTAAAATGCTCCCTAAATATATGTTCCTACAGTTTTTAGTACCCTTTTTCTAGTTATTTGTATGATATCTGGATTAACAGCAATTCAAGCAGGGAATTATATAATATGAAGGTACTAATTATTATTCTTACAGGTGTTATAGCGGCAGGCTCATCATTTAGTTGCACTAAACAGAAACCAATTGCAAGCAGCACTAACATGAGCGAGATTAGCGACAATCGGGTTAAAAATCAAGATAGTGGAGAAGAAGCAGAAACTGCACTTACACAATACGAAACCCTTGGTATGACGTTTCTAAAAAATGCAATTGTTAAAGATATTACTACCAAAAATTGTACTTTGGTAGATGGAACCCAAACTACTTGTCAATCAATTACTGTAAGCGGATACCCGTCTAATTATGAAGCAGGACCATTTTGTCCGCGAACAACCGCTGACTCCAAAGAAACAACTGGTATTTGGCTTGATGGTGAGAATATCTACGATTTAGATGGTAAGTTTATTATGAAACTTCCTGAGATATACGATGACGAGAAATTTATACTATATGATTCAAATAACAATGTAAATGTTACTGATACGAAAGAAGAGTTTGATGGAGCGGCTAAACCTCAAGTAGAAGAGGAATACAAATACAATTGTGTTGAAGGAAAAATAGAATGGCTTGAAGGCGGCTCACCGATTCAAACTACTGTTGAAATACCTGCAAACCCAGTCAAAAGTGATACCGTTACCAATCTTGGCAGAAATAAAGTCGGAGTAACTATTAATGGGGTTGTAATTGATAGTCCAGCACCGGTACAAGCAATTCTCTCAGCCTATACTAT comes from Rivularia sp. PCC 7116 and encodes:
- a CDS encoding YHYH protein, whose amino-acid sequence is MKVLIIILTGVIAAGSSFSCTKQKPIASSTNMSEISDNRVKNQDSGEEAETALTQYETLGMTFLKNAIVKDITTKNCTLVDGTQTTCQSITVSGYPSNYEAGPFCPRTTADSKETTGIWLDGENIYDLDGKFIMKLPEIYDDEKFILYDSNNNVNVTDTKEEFDGAAKPQVEEEYKYNCVEGKIEWLEGGSPIQTTVEIPANPVKSDTVTNLGRNKVGVTINGVVIDSPAPVQAILSAYTIAAFDDCGGHINPVIGYHQHGITGCFGVESKVDGETKLVGYAMDGFPIHSTYEESNQTPELDECGGHEVEGLGYHYHANKAAKNSVISCFHGTLVKGQQGRRGGRPRRPPQGQRPPGNMTPRKGISPVVLPPKQD